A portion of the Desmodus rotundus isolate HL8 chromosome 8, HLdesRot8A.1, whole genome shotgun sequence genome contains these proteins:
- the CLDN18 gene encoding claudin-18 isoform X2 has translation MSTTTYQLVGFLLSILGLAGCIAATGMDTWSTQDLYDNPVTSVFQYEGLWQSCVRQSSGFAECRPYFTILGLPAMLQAVRALMIVGIILGAISLLVSIFALKCIHIGSMENSAKAKMTLTSGVMFIISGLCAIAGVSVFANMLVTNFWMSTANMYTGLGGMVQTVQTRYTFGSALFVGWVAGGLTLIGGVMMCIACRGLVPEESNYKAVSYHASGHNVTYRTGGFKASTGFGPNIKNKNIYDGGAHTEDEGQSHPSKYDYV, from the exons TCGCTGCCACGGGGATGGACACGTGGAGCACCCAAGACCTGTACGACAACCCTGTCACCTCCGTGTTCCAGTATGAAGGGCTCTGGCAGAGCTGCGTGAGGCAGAGCTCAGGGTTCGCGGAATGCCGGCCCTACTTCACCATCTTGGGCCTTCCAG CCATGCTGCAGGCGGTGCGAGCCCTGATGATTGTGGGCATCATCCTGGGTGCCATCAGCCTCCTGGTGTCCATCTTTGCCCTGAAGTGCATCCACATTGGCAGCATGGAGAACTCTGCCAAAGCCAAAATGACACTGACCTCTGGAGTCATGTTTATTATCTCAG GTCTCTGTGCAATCGCTGGAGTGTCTGTGTTTGCCAACATGCTGGTTACTAACTTCTGGATGTCTACAGCTAACATGTACACCGGCCTGGGCGGGATGGTGCAGACTGTTCAAACCAG GTACACCTTTGGTTCGGCTCTATTCGTGGGCTGGGTCGCTGGAGGCCTCACACTCATTGGGGGTGTGATGATGTGTATCGCCTGCCGGGGCCTGGTGCCCGAAGAAAGCAA cTACAAAGCTGTGTCTTATCATGCCTCGGGCCACAATGTCACCTACAGGACCGGAGGCTTCAAGGCTAGCACTGGCTTTGGGCCCAACATCAAAAACAAGAACATATACGATGGGGGTGCCCACACGGAGGACGAGGGACAATCTCATCCTTCCAAGTATGACTACGTGTAG